In Rutidosis leptorrhynchoides isolate AG116_Rl617_1_P2 chromosome 2, CSIRO_AGI_Rlap_v1, whole genome shotgun sequence, one genomic interval encodes:
- the LOC139893270 gene encoding cinnamoyl-CoA reductase 1-like, translating to MESVCVTGAGGFLASWVVKELLAKGYVVHATVRNIDDEKKNGHLKKLKHANERLRHFKADLLDYASLCIAIDGCIGVMHVATPVPAGKVADPLAKILQPAIIGTRNVMNACLKNKVKKVVVVSSFVAILSNPSWPKGQAMDETCWSDAEFCMSNEKWYSAAKTIAEQECIDFGKKNNINVVTVCPSVVFGPMLQSILCATNTVLLKLLKGEYSLVEVDKVEQDMDVPIVDVRDCANALLLVYEKPEAEGRYLCSSNVLKTMDLAKLLKNLFPQYNYPTDLPDSNQEMVYTCKKLMNLGWNYTPLEKTLVDSVISMQENGLLH from the exons ATGGAGAGTGTATGTGTAACAGGTGCAGGAGGCTTTCTTGCATCATGGGTAGTCAAGGAATTATTGGCTAAAGGGTATGTTGTTCATGCAACTGTTAGAAACATTG ACGATGAGAAGAAAAATGGCCATCTAAAGAAATTGAAGCACGCTAATGAGAGACTGCGTCACTTCAAGGCAGATTTGCTAGATTATGCAAGTCTTTGTATCGCCATCGATGGATGTATAGGAGTTATGCATGTTGCTACCCCTGTTCCTGCAGGGAAAGTTGCTGATCCTCTGGCGA AAATTCTTCAACCTGCTATAATAGGAACACGAAACGTAATGAATGCGTGTTTGAAGAACAAAGTAAAAAAGGTTGTGGTTGTTTCATCTTTTGTTGCGATTCTATCAAACCCTAGTTGGCCAAAGGGTCAAGCGATGGATGAAACATGTTGGAGTGATGCTGAATTTTGCATGAGTAACGAAAAGTGGTATTCAGCAGCAAAAACTATTGCGGAGCAAGAATGTATAGACTTCGGAAAGAAGAACAACATTAACGTGGTAACAGTTTGTCCGTCAGTAGTATTTGGGCCAATGCTTCAATCGATATTGTGCGCCACAAACACAGTTCTTTTGAAGCTCCTCAAAGGTGAGTACTCACTCGTTGAGGTTGATAAAGTCGAACAAGATATGGATGTTCCTATTGTGGATGTTCGCGATTGTGCAAACGCGTTACTCCTAGTCTATGAAAAGCCAGAAGCAGAAGGGAGGTATCTATGTTCTTCGAACGTGCTGAAAACTATGGATTTGGCAAAGTTATTGAAGAATTTGTTTCCACAGTACAACTATCCTACTGA CCTTCCTGATTCGAATCAAGAAATGGTGTATACATGCAAGAAGCTAATGAATCTTGGATGGAACTACACGCCATTAGAGAAGACTTTGGTTGACTCCGTTATAAGTATGCAAGAAAATGGTTTATTACATTAA